The following proteins are co-located in the Echinicola sp. 20G genome:
- a CDS encoding TonB-dependent receptor gives MRKIYTVLKVAVMCLALLGGHSIYAEAQTVSGTVTDLDSGEPLPFVNVLLKGTTRGTTTDIDGNYTIDVNSPDDVLVFSFIGFEPKEYKVNNQSKIDVQLQGNTKQLDEVVVVGYGTQRKADLTGSVGSVVRDDFNVGQVTNPEQLITGKVAGVQITPNGGSPGSGGRIRIRGGASLNASNDPLIVIDGVPLDNSKTSGTANPLNFLNPNDIETFDILKDASATAIYGSRASNGVILITTRKGKEGQPMKVNVSSLMSVSQVTKKVDMLSADQFRDVVAEQASPSQAALVGDASTDWQDLIYQDALSFDNNVSVSGSLNNLPYRVSVGYLDQDGILKTDNLKRTSASISLNPNLFNDQLHVNFNVKGVITKSRFANRDAIGAAAAFDPTKPVYDPEGLGGYWEWTNDNGSPQTLAPRNPLGLLMQKDDRGTVKRSIGNLQLDYDLPFLEGLKANLNLAYDISESDGRTLITPTSASGFNEGGSNAPYAQSKRNLLADFYINYAKEFESSRLNLMVGYSAQDFLTKNPTFARLNYEGDTLAAAGVESRPQYRLISYFARANYSLKDKYLFTATVRADGSSRFSPDNRWGVFPSLAAAWRISEEDFLKANGTLTDLKLRLGYGVTGQQDIGSYFPYLPRYVQSDNASRYSFGDTYYTTLRPEGYDENIKWEETTTINAGLDYEFLDGKLYGTLDYYFKKTDDLLAVIPVPAGTNLTNRLFTNVGSIENQGVEVGLNYNVIKTSDFNWDIGANFTYNKNTITSLSNVEEDAVGILVGDINGGTGNTIQVHTVGYQPNSFYVYEQVYDESGSPIEGLYVDQNGDGIINENDLVRNGFPDAQKYFGFNTSMRYKNWNFGFVLRGSAGNKAYNNVTSSNAAYQGLRFPDYLNNLPTDVLHTNFQNYQLRSDYYVQDASFVRMENISLGYSFGNLFDSNITLSANATVQNVFVITEYNGVSPEIAPGVDNATGGGIDNNFYPVPRIISFGVNLGF, from the coding sequence ATGCGAAAGATTTATACCGTTTTAAAAGTAGCGGTAATGTGCTTGGCTCTCTTAGGTGGGCACAGCATTTACGCAGAAGCTCAAACCGTGAGCGGTACAGTAACGGATCTTGATTCCGGTGAACCTCTTCCCTTTGTAAATGTACTATTAAAAGGGACTACGAGAGGTACTACTACAGACATAGATGGTAACTATACTATCGATGTAAATTCCCCAGATGATGTATTGGTATTCTCCTTTATTGGTTTTGAACCTAAGGAATACAAAGTCAATAATCAATCAAAAATCGATGTTCAGCTGCAGGGTAATACCAAGCAGCTGGATGAAGTGGTGGTGGTAGGTTATGGAACACAGAGAAAAGCCGATTTGACGGGATCGGTGGGCTCAGTGGTAAGGGACGACTTCAATGTCGGACAAGTAACCAATCCTGAACAGTTAATCACTGGTAAAGTGGCTGGTGTTCAAATCACTCCTAATGGAGGCTCTCCCGGATCAGGAGGTAGGATTCGGATCCGTGGAGGCGCTTCATTAAATGCTTCCAATGACCCTTTGATTGTCATCGATGGTGTTCCGCTGGATAATTCAAAAACCTCTGGTACAGCCAATCCTCTAAACTTTCTCAACCCCAATGATATTGAGACTTTCGATATCTTGAAAGATGCATCTGCAACTGCCATCTATGGATCCAGGGCATCAAATGGTGTCATCCTGATCACAACCAGAAAAGGTAAGGAAGGCCAGCCCATGAAGGTCAATGTGAGTTCATTGATGTCCGTGTCCCAAGTGACAAAAAAAGTAGATATGTTATCTGCTGATCAGTTTAGGGATGTGGTGGCTGAACAAGCTTCTCCTTCTCAAGCAGCTTTGGTAGGGGATGCCAGCACAGATTGGCAGGACTTGATCTATCAAGATGCATTAAGTTTTGACAACAATGTCTCTGTATCAGGTTCCTTGAACAATTTGCCTTACCGAGTTTCTGTGGGGTATTTGGATCAGGATGGTATCCTAAAAACGGATAATCTTAAAAGGACTTCAGCAAGCATTAGTCTTAACCCTAACCTTTTCAATGACCAGCTTCACGTTAACTTTAATGTAAAAGGCGTTATTACCAAAAGCCGTTTTGCAAATAGAGATGCGATTGGTGCTGCAGCTGCTTTTGATCCAACCAAACCAGTTTATGATCCAGAAGGATTGGGAGGGTATTGGGAATGGACCAATGACAACGGCTCACCCCAAACTTTGGCTCCAAGAAACCCTCTTGGGCTCTTAATGCAGAAAGATGATCGTGGCACGGTGAAAAGGAGCATTGGGAACTTACAGTTGGACTATGACCTTCCTTTTCTTGAAGGATTGAAAGCTAATTTAAACTTGGCCTACGATATCAGTGAAAGTGATGGTCGCACGCTAATAACCCCGACTTCAGCTTCGGGCTTTAACGAAGGAGGTAGCAATGCCCCTTATGCTCAAAGCAAAAGAAATTTGTTGGCAGATTTTTATATTAATTATGCCAAGGAATTTGAAAGTAGTCGATTGAATTTGATGGTTGGATATTCTGCTCAGGACTTTTTGACAAAAAATCCAACATTCGCCAGACTCAATTATGAAGGAGATACTTTGGCTGCGGCAGGAGTGGAAAGTAGACCTCAGTACAGGTTGATTTCCTATTTTGCCAGAGCAAATTACTCCTTAAAAGATAAATATTTGTTTACCGCTACAGTAAGGGCAGATGGTTCCTCCAGGTTTAGCCCGGACAATAGATGGGGTGTTTTCCCTTCGTTGGCCGCCGCTTGGAGAATCAGTGAAGAAGATTTCTTAAAAGCCAATGGTACCTTAACCGACTTAAAACTGAGATTGGGCTATGGTGTGACCGGTCAGCAGGATATTGGATCTTACTTCCCTTATTTGCCTCGATATGTGCAAAGTGATAATGCATCCAGGTATAGTTTTGGCGATACTTATTATACTACGCTCCGTCCAGAGGGCTATGATGAAAACATCAAGTGGGAAGAAACAACGACCATTAACGCAGGCTTGGACTACGAGTTTTTGGATGGGAAGCTGTATGGTACTTTGGATTATTACTTCAAGAAAACCGATGATCTTTTGGCTGTAATACCTGTTCCTGCCGGTACTAACCTTACCAACCGACTATTTACCAATGTAGGAAGTATTGAAAACCAAGGAGTAGAAGTAGGGCTAAACTACAATGTGATTAAGACCAGTGATTTCAACTGGGACATTGGTGCCAATTTTACTTATAATAAAAACACCATTACGAGTTTAAGTAATGTGGAAGAAGATGCCGTAGGTATATTGGTAGGGGATATCAATGGAGGTACTGGCAATACCATTCAGGTACATACAGTTGGTTACCAGCCAAACTCCTTCTATGTCTATGAGCAAGTCTATGATGAAAGTGGCTCGCCAATAGAAGGACTTTATGTCGACCAAAATGGTGATGGAATCATAAACGAAAATGATTTGGTGAGAAATGGCTTTCCAGATGCTCAAAAATACTTTGGTTTCAACACCTCTATGAGGTATAAAAACTGGAATTTCGGTTTTGTGCTAAGAGGAAGTGCTGGTAACAAAGCCTACAATAACGTGACTTCATCTAATGCTGCCTATCAAGGGCTTCGGTTTCCGGATTATCTGAACAATTTACCAACGGATGTTTTACATACCAATTTCCAAAACTATCAGTTGAGGTCTGATTATTATGTTCAGGACGCTTCATTTGTAAGGATGGAAAACATCTCTTTGGGATACAGCTTTGGAAACCTTTTTGATTCCAACATTACCTTAAGTGCCAATGCTACGGTCCAAAATGTGTTTGTGATTACCGAGTATAATGGTGTTAGCCCAGAAATAGCGCCAGGGGTTGATAATGCAACAGGAGGAGGAATTGACAATAATTTCTATCCAGTACCTAGAATAATCTCATTCGGTGTTAACCTCGGATTTTAA
- a CDS encoding ABC transporter substrate-binding protein → MKTIKIIGVPEHFNFPWIQLVQEQPLKEQGYLLEWTDESKGSGAMIKALKDKEADLAILLTESFIKDKTESNPGKIIGFHVNSPLTWGIHVPAHSGVNKISELSNAPFLISRYGSGSHLMAFLLAKQNNWDANKLSFMEVGNMDGAKKSFEDEKPKAFLWEKYTTKPLVDQGHFKRIGEIPTPWPCFVIVAHQDLLDNETEILSQLQQTLYSKSKSLSQLQNLSTSISAAYNIQEEDIKAWLSQTEWALSSKMDKSALNKTIDILMELGLINKKLPLEEFVDTNFAKLV, encoded by the coding sequence ATGAAAACAATCAAAATCATTGGCGTGCCTGAGCATTTCAATTTTCCATGGATCCAACTTGTCCAAGAACAACCCTTAAAAGAGCAAGGATATTTGCTGGAATGGACTGATGAATCTAAAGGATCTGGTGCTATGATTAAGGCCCTAAAGGATAAGGAAGCCGATTTAGCCATTCTTCTGACTGAGAGTTTTATCAAAGACAAAACCGAATCCAACCCCGGTAAAATAATAGGATTCCATGTTAACTCTCCACTTACGTGGGGCATTCACGTTCCAGCACACTCTGGAGTAAACAAAATTTCCGAACTTAGTAATGCGCCATTTTTAATAAGCCGATATGGTTCGGGTTCACACCTGATGGCTTTTCTTTTGGCCAAACAAAATAATTGGGATGCCAATAAACTATCTTTTATGGAGGTGGGCAATATGGATGGTGCCAAAAAGTCTTTTGAGGATGAGAAGCCCAAAGCATTCCTTTGGGAAAAATATACCACCAAACCCCTTGTGGACCAGGGCCATTTTAAAAGAATAGGTGAAATTCCAACACCTTGGCCTTGCTTTGTAATCGTAGCCCATCAGGACCTTTTGGACAATGAAACAGAGATATTATCCCAACTTCAACAAACACTTTACTCAAAATCCAAATCGCTATCTCAACTTCAAAATCTCTCAACTTCCATTAGTGCTGCCTACAATATTCAAGAAGAAGACATCAAAGCCTGGCTAAGCCAAACAGAATGGGCTTTATCTTCAAAGATGGATAAAAGCGCTTTGAACAAAACCATTGATATTTTAATGGAGCTTGGCTTGATAAACAAGAAATTGCCTCTGGAAGAATTTGTAGACACAAACTTTGCTAAACTTGTATAA
- a CDS encoding histidine kinase N-terminal 7TM domain-containing protein produces MEFTLGAYSLSLLVFAVFTLLLSVLVFTRLSKDVRWFGAMMLAVTVWAAVDGIMVAEDSLDRMLFLVNFEYVGIALVPVFWMLFVLRFVGKDQWLTKPLVAAQFVFPLLTLIMVWTNNLHHLHYKSAQLIEVNGLYGLITSKGPWYIIHTTYFYSLMILGMVLMVKRCFETEGIYRKQTIIVLIGTAVPWLANILVVFQVEPFNGFDPTPYGFVITSFIVVFGFLELRLFDVGPIARNKVIDSIKEGMLVLDVESRMVDFNPRMLWILQKTKGELTGKPFKVLGFKGEHWDEIPQSQKEHYSMEVEMDVRGEKCYYAVSCKLLKDGNEDIRGRLVMFRDVTQFVMDQQRLELQAKELGELNNTKDRLLSIISHDMRGPLNTLTQFLEMTDAGVITDEELKAMMPRFAENLKHVSGFLENLLVWAKGQLKGENIEKVDFDITIEIKAVLELFEASYENKGICVNFDQTKQVIVNADENMIKLVIRNLLSNAVKFCDSGDKIDIILDAKEDELIVSVKDTGVGIEKDNIPLIFSSEAFTTFGTQKEKGTGLGLMLTKDFVEKNGGEIHVESKLGEGTVFCFTVPLSKAN; encoded by the coding sequence ATGGAATTTACTCTTGGCGCATATTCGCTTTCATTGCTGGTTTTTGCTGTTTTTACCCTTTTATTATCGGTATTAGTTTTTACTCGTCTTAGCAAAGATGTCAGGTGGTTTGGTGCTATGATGTTGGCAGTAACTGTATGGGCGGCGGTTGATGGGATTATGGTAGCAGAGGATAGCCTTGACCGAATGCTGTTTCTGGTAAATTTTGAATATGTAGGGATTGCTTTGGTTCCAGTATTTTGGATGTTATTTGTCCTTCGATTTGTGGGGAAGGATCAGTGGCTTACCAAACCCTTGGTTGCAGCCCAGTTTGTCTTTCCTCTGCTTACCCTTATTATGGTGTGGACCAATAATTTGCACCATCTTCACTACAAATCAGCTCAACTTATTGAGGTAAATGGCTTATATGGCCTCATAACTTCCAAAGGGCCGTGGTATATCATACATACGACTTATTTCTACTCCTTAATGATATTGGGGATGGTGTTGATGGTGAAGCGGTGTTTTGAAACTGAAGGGATTTACAGAAAGCAAACGATTATTGTTCTCATTGGCACGGCAGTGCCTTGGTTGGCCAATATCCTTGTGGTTTTTCAGGTTGAGCCTTTCAATGGTTTTGACCCAACTCCTTATGGTTTTGTGATAACAAGTTTTATTGTTGTTTTCGGTTTTTTGGAGTTACGGTTATTTGATGTTGGTCCGATTGCCAGAAACAAAGTTATTGATTCTATCAAGGAAGGGATGCTAGTACTTGATGTGGAAAGCCGGATGGTAGACTTCAATCCTCGTATGTTATGGATACTTCAAAAAACAAAGGGTGAATTGACAGGGAAACCTTTTAAAGTGTTGGGTTTCAAAGGAGAGCATTGGGATGAGATCCCCCAAAGCCAAAAGGAACATTATTCAATGGAAGTAGAGATGGATGTCAGGGGAGAAAAATGCTATTATGCAGTGAGTTGCAAGCTTCTAAAGGATGGAAATGAGGATATTAGAGGACGCTTGGTGATGTTCAGGGATGTGACGCAGTTTGTGATGGACCAACAGAGGTTGGAACTTCAAGCGAAAGAGCTAGGGGAATTGAATAATACAAAAGATCGATTGCTTTCAATAATTTCACATGATATGAGGGGGCCGCTCAATACCTTGACACAATTTTTGGAAATGACGGATGCCGGTGTGATCACTGATGAAGAGCTGAAAGCCATGATGCCTAGATTTGCTGAAAACCTAAAGCACGTTTCCGGCTTTCTTGAAAATTTGTTGGTTTGGGCAAAGGGTCAACTTAAAGGTGAGAATATAGAAAAAGTAGATTTTGATATTACCATTGAAATAAAAGCAGTCTTGGAGCTTTTTGAGGCTTCTTACGAAAATAAAGGTATTTGTGTCAATTTTGATCAGACGAAGCAAGTGATAGTAAATGCTGATGAAAATATGATCAAGTTAGTAATCAGAAATTTGCTGAGTAACGCCGTTAAGTTTTGTGATTCAGGTGATAAGATAGATATCATTTTAGATGCTAAAGAAGATGAACTTATTGTCTCAGTAAAGGATACTGGGGTGGGCATTGAAAAAGATAATATTCCTTTGATCTTTTCCAGTGAGGCCTTTACCACATTTGGCACGCAAAAGGAAAAAGGCACAGGTTTAGGACTGATGCTAACAAAGGATTTTGTGGAGAAGAATGGAGGAGAGATTCATGTTGAGAGCAAATTGGGCGAGGGTACCGTTTTTTGCTTTACAGTACCCCTTTCCAAGGCAAATTAA
- a CDS encoding glycoside hydrolase family 31 protein translates to MTTVATSNNPAQNMSAGRLISWNQTPSGIIGQTANAQFMISIYADHTIRVRLTQSDSFSPNPYSVIKSPLEDHPFQITENDTSISLETAKIKLTINKDQWALSFYDQKGNLLNQDDHAFGVSWLGTEVSNYKKLQPNERFLGLGEKTGGLDRAGQAFTNWNTDYFAYGVNDDPLYMSIPFYIGVHQQGAYGIYLDNTHKSVFNFGASNRRFSYFSAEDGDMDYYFFHEEKIENIISAYTELTGKLSLPPIWALGYQQCRYSYYPESEVQTLAKTFRDKDIPGDVIYLDIHHMEKYKVFTFDGEKFQDAKAMVSSLKAKGFKVVVIMDPGIKVENGYAPYTEGVEEDLFLKYPDGETYEGQVWPGWCAFPDFTAEKTRKWWAEKMAFYTDAGVDGFWTDMNEPASWGQHTPNLINFEYEGEQVSHRKARNIYGMQMARAAQEGAYNNGQERPFVLTRAGFSGIQRHAAAWTGDNVASEEHMLAGVRLVNSLGISGVAFAGYDVGGFCGEASKSLFARWISIAAFSPLYRAHSMINSNAAEPWSFGEEVEEISRNYIKLRYQLLPLIYGSFYKSSQNGLPLTKSLAIDYPHDHLVYDGRFQNQYLFCDSFLVAPTESFKEITKVYLPEGSWYYLYDDTKHQGKQTIYQDSPINYLPVLVKAGAIIPMQSPVSHTEETHDGVLRLHLYKGTGESEYLHYEDDGKSLAYKTGDYHRRKITLNSDIQTLTISKAEGEYASAFKQIEIIFHGFEIEHVNLNNQDLTIANKPMAFLSKLTDFDPLPDNCLPFIETPKLPSVKVENVDQEINLRFDR, encoded by the coding sequence ATGACTACTGTAGCAACTAGCAACAACCCTGCTCAAAACATGTCAGCTGGAAGGCTTATTTCGTGGAACCAAACACCATCTGGTATAATCGGACAGACCGCCAATGCTCAATTCATGATCAGCATTTACGCTGACCATACCATCAGGGTTAGACTTACCCAATCTGATTCTTTTTCTCCAAACCCCTATAGTGTAATCAAGTCTCCGTTGGAAGATCATCCTTTCCAGATTACGGAAAACGATACATCCATTTCCCTTGAAACTGCCAAAATTAAACTCACTATCAACAAGGATCAATGGGCACTTTCATTCTATGATCAAAAAGGAAACCTGTTGAATCAAGATGATCATGCCTTTGGTGTCTCTTGGCTGGGAACGGAAGTAAGCAATTATAAAAAACTTCAACCCAATGAACGGTTCCTTGGTTTGGGTGAGAAAACAGGCGGATTGGACCGTGCCGGGCAGGCATTTACCAACTGGAACACAGACTATTTTGCCTACGGAGTAAATGATGACCCGCTATACATGTCCATTCCATTTTATATTGGGGTTCACCAACAGGGTGCATATGGTATATATTTGGACAATACTCATAAGTCAGTCTTTAACTTTGGGGCTTCCAACAGACGTTTTTCCTATTTCTCAGCAGAGGATGGAGACATGGATTACTACTTCTTCCATGAAGAGAAAATCGAAAATATCATCTCAGCTTACACTGAGCTTACAGGTAAGTTAAGTTTGCCCCCTATCTGGGCGCTTGGTTACCAACAATGCCGATACAGCTACTATCCGGAATCAGAAGTTCAAACCCTAGCCAAAACCTTTAGAGATAAGGATATCCCTGGAGATGTAATCTATTTGGATATTCATCACATGGAAAAGTACAAAGTCTTTACATTCGATGGTGAGAAATTCCAGGATGCGAAAGCTATGGTCAGCTCACTTAAGGCAAAAGGCTTTAAGGTTGTAGTCATTATGGATCCAGGCATCAAAGTAGAAAATGGTTATGCTCCTTACACAGAAGGGGTTGAAGAAGACTTATTCTTAAAGTACCCTGATGGAGAAACTTATGAGGGACAGGTTTGGCCGGGATGGTGTGCTTTCCCTGATTTTACTGCAGAAAAAACCAGAAAATGGTGGGCTGAAAAAATGGCTTTTTATACAGATGCTGGGGTGGATGGTTTTTGGACAGACATGAATGAACCCGCTTCTTGGGGACAACATACGCCTAACCTCATCAACTTCGAATATGAAGGTGAGCAAGTAAGCCACAGAAAAGCAAGGAACATCTATGGAATGCAAATGGCCCGAGCCGCACAGGAAGGCGCTTACAACAATGGCCAAGAGCGCCCTTTTGTACTCACCAGAGCTGGCTTTTCTGGAATCCAACGTCATGCTGCTGCCTGGACAGGAGACAATGTGGCGAGTGAAGAACATATGTTAGCAGGAGTCCGACTGGTTAATAGTTTGGGCATTAGCGGAGTAGCTTTTGCTGGCTATGATGTAGGCGGGTTTTGTGGTGAAGCCAGCAAATCACTTTTTGCCAGATGGATAAGCATTGCTGCCTTTTCCCCGCTTTATCGGGCCCACTCCATGATCAATAGCAATGCTGCGGAGCCTTGGTCTTTTGGAGAAGAAGTGGAAGAAATTTCAAGAAATTACATCAAACTTCGATATCAACTATTGCCTTTGATCTATGGCTCTTTTTATAAGAGTAGTCAAAATGGACTTCCACTAACCAAAAGTCTTGCCATCGATTATCCTCATGATCATTTGGTATATGACGGAAGGTTTCAGAATCAGTATCTTTTCTGTGATAGTTTTTTGGTAGCACCCACCGAAAGTTTTAAGGAAATCACTAAAGTTTACCTCCCAGAAGGAAGTTGGTACTACTTATATGATGACACAAAGCATCAAGGAAAGCAAACCATCTACCAAGATTCACCGATCAATTACCTTCCAGTCTTAGTAAAAGCAGGAGCTATTATTCCTATGCAGTCTCCAGTTTCACATACTGAAGAGACTCATGATGGTGTGCTTAGACTCCATTTATACAAAGGAACTGGTGAATCCGAATATTTACACTATGAAGATGATGGTAAAAGTTTGGCCTATAAAACAGGGGACTATCACAGGAGAAAAATCACTTTGAATAGCGATATCCAAACCTTGACCATCTCAAAAGCTGAAGGAGAATACGCTTCTGCTTTTAAACAAATAGAAATCATTTTCCATGGTTTTGAAATAGAGCATGTCAATTTAAATAATCAGGATTTAACCATCGCAAACAAGCCTATGGCTTTTCTTTCCAAACTTACTGATTTTGATCCCTTGCCGGACAATTGTCTTCCTTTCATCGAAACTCCTAAGCTTCCAAGTGTAAAGGTTGAAAATGTAGATCAAGAAATAAATCTTAGATTTGACAGATAA
- a CDS encoding LacI family DNA-binding transcriptional regulator — MKLGQATIKDIAKALNISSSTVSRALKDYPGISKETKEKVKELAKELNYRPNAVALSLRKSKSSTIGVIIPEVVHFFFSTVISGIEEVAYANGYNVILLQTNESLEREKAAVETMITNQIDGLLVSYSKETNSFEHFQKLMDYNYPIVFFDRIPDLQNTINVTVDDFSGAYSAVKHLIDQGYSKIVHLAGPKNLKISKDRQDGYLKALKEANIPAREDWIIPCPLGTSEESETFSLQLLKGKDRPDAVFASNDIAAAGAIKAAKSLGLSVPEDFGAVGFSNWQFSSMIDPPLSTVSQPGFKIGEIAAGLLLDMIDKESEEAFQGKTEVLETQVIVRGSSLRKS, encoded by the coding sequence ATGAAACTAGGACAAGCCACAATTAAAGATATCGCCAAAGCTCTTAACATTTCTTCCTCTACTGTCTCCCGAGCTCTAAAAGATTATCCAGGAATCAGTAAAGAGACAAAGGAAAAGGTAAAAGAGCTGGCTAAAGAGCTTAATTACCGTCCCAATGCAGTGGCACTCAGTCTTAGAAAAAGTAAATCATCTACTATAGGTGTAATCATTCCAGAAGTAGTCCATTTTTTCTTTAGCACAGTAATCAGCGGAATTGAAGAAGTCGCCTACGCCAATGGCTATAATGTAATCTTGCTGCAAACCAACGAAAGCCTTGAAAGGGAAAAAGCAGCCGTAGAGACCATGATTACCAATCAAATTGATGGATTGTTGGTGAGCTATAGTAAAGAAACCAACAGCTTTGAGCATTTTCAAAAATTAATGGATTACAACTACCCTATCGTTTTTTTTGACAGAATACCTGATTTACAAAACACTATCAACGTAACTGTAGATGATTTTTCTGGAGCTTATTCAGCGGTAAAACACTTGATTGACCAGGGGTATTCAAAAATCGTACATCTGGCTGGCCCAAAAAACCTTAAAATAAGCAAAGACAGACAAGACGGCTATCTTAAGGCACTAAAAGAAGCTAATATACCAGCTCGTGAAGACTGGATTATTCCTTGTCCGCTAGGAACATCCGAGGAAAGCGAAACCTTTTCTTTACAACTACTGAAAGGAAAAGATCGACCTGATGCCGTATTTGCATCCAATGATATTGCTGCGGCTGGGGCCATAAAAGCTGCAAAATCTTTAGGACTAAGCGTTCCTGAGGATTTCGGAGCCGTAGGCTTTAGCAATTGGCAGTTTTCCTCCATGATTGATCCTCCACTTTCGACAGTATCACAGCCCGGGTTTAAGATTGGAGAAATAGCGGCCGGCTTACTTTTGGATATGATAGACAAAGAATCAGAAGAAGCTTTTCAAGGAAAAACGGAAGTCCTGGAAACACAAGTAATTGTCAGAGGTTCTTCCTTAAGGAAATCGTAA
- a CDS encoding MFS transporter yields MSFGFLGIQMGFALQNANASRILQTFGADVEHLSLFWLVAPITGMIVQPIIGHYSDRTWTKLGRRRPYFLAGALLAAIGLILMPNAALFVAFLPALWVGAGFLMIMDASFNIAMEPFRALVADKLPTDQRTLGFAVQTLLIGLGAVIGSWLPYVLTEWFNISTTAQEGIVPLNVIWAFLVGATILVVSILWTVLRTTEEPPEMIINESSQQEEKGILAIFTDFWKMPKTMRQLGLVQFFSWFALFSMWVFTTPTLAQHVWGLQASDRSSFEFNEAGNYVGVIFGVYNLVSAVFALALPIVAAKIGRKMTHAICLIAGGLGLISIIWITNADMKWLLNISMIGVGIAWASILAMPYAILAGSIPAKKMGVYMGIFNFFITAPQILNGFVGGFIVKQFYGGQAVYAIFTAGIMLIIAALCVYFVDDKDDIVQKINN; encoded by the coding sequence ATGAGTTTCGGCTTTTTGGGCATTCAAATGGGCTTTGCCCTACAAAACGCCAATGCCAGTAGAATTCTCCAAACCTTTGGTGCTGACGTAGAGCATTTATCCCTTTTCTGGCTTGTGGCCCCGATTACTGGAATGATTGTTCAACCCATCATAGGTCACTACAGCGACCGTACTTGGACCAAGCTGGGCAGAAGAAGACCTTACTTTCTAGCGGGTGCACTCTTGGCTGCCATTGGCCTGATCTTAATGCCCAACGCAGCATTGTTCGTAGCATTCCTGCCTGCCCTATGGGTAGGAGCTGGTTTTCTTATGATCATGGATGCTTCATTTAACATCGCCATGGAACCTTTCAGGGCTCTGGTAGCGGACAAGCTACCAACTGATCAGAGAACTTTAGGTTTTGCTGTACAAACCTTGTTAATCGGTTTGGGCGCTGTTATTGGCTCCTGGTTGCCTTACGTTTTGACTGAGTGGTTCAATATATCCACCACCGCACAAGAAGGCATTGTGCCTCTTAATGTGATTTGGGCTTTTCTTGTAGGAGCTACTATTCTCGTTGTTTCCATTCTTTGGACTGTACTTAGAACAACTGAAGAGCCCCCAGAAATGATCATTAATGAATCCAGTCAGCAAGAAGAAAAAGGCATTTTGGCCATTTTCACTGATTTTTGGAAAATGCCAAAAACCATGAGACAGTTGGGATTGGTTCAGTTTTTCTCTTGGTTTGCTTTATTTTCAATGTGGGTGTTTACTACTCCCACTTTAGCCCAACATGTTTGGGGCTTACAAGCCTCTGATCGCTCGTCTTTTGAATTTAACGAGGCAGGCAACTATGTAGGCGTAATATTCGGGGTCTACAACCTTGTTTCGGCTGTCTTTGCTCTGGCCCTACCCATAGTGGCAGCAAAAATTGGTCGTAAAATGACCCATGCTATCTGTTTGATCGCAGGTGGATTAGGGCTTATCTCTATTATATGGATTACAAACGCTGATATGAAATGGCTCCTTAATATTTCCATGATTGGAGTTGGTATTGCCTGGGCAAGTATATTGGCCATGCCCTATGCGATTCTCGCAGGATCTATCCCAGCCAAAAAAATGGGGGTTTACATGGGGATCTTCAACTTCTTTATCACAGCTCCTCAAATATTAAATGGATTTGTGGGAGGCTTTATCGTCAAACAATTTTACGGAGGGCAAGCTGTTTATGCAATTTTCACTGCTGGAATAATGTTGATTATTGCTGCCTTGTGCGTTTACTTCGTTGATGATAAAGATGACATTGTTCAAAAAATCAATAATTAA
- a CDS encoding nucleoside deaminase: MDNFLLEAIIEAKKGYEEGGIPIGSVLVHNGKVIGKGHNRRVQQGSAILHGEMDALENAGRLPAKVYQECTLYTTLSPCPMCSGTILLYGIPKVVIGENKTFLGEEALLKERGVEVIVADNEECKQLMATFIKDKPELWNEDIGI; this comes from the coding sequence ATGGATAATTTTCTTTTAGAAGCTATTATAGAGGCCAAAAAAGGTTATGAAGAGGGAGGTATTCCTATTGGCTCCGTTTTGGTCCACAATGGAAAAGTCATTGGAAAAGGACACAACCGCCGGGTGCAACAAGGCAGCGCGATATTGCATGGTGAAATGGATGCACTCGAAAATGCAGGGAGACTCCCAGCCAAAGTATACCAAGAGTGTACACTATACACCACGCTTTCCCCTTGCCCAATGTGCTCAGGAACTATTCTACTGTATGGAATCCCAAAAGTTGTCATAGGAGAAAACAAAACCTTTCTAGGTGAAGAAGCCCTGCTCAAAGAAAGAGGGGTCGAAGTAATTGTTGCCGATAATGAAGAGTGTAAACAATTAATGGCCACTTTTATCAAAGATAAACCAGAACTCTGGAATGAAGATATTGGCATTTAA